In a genomic window of Armatimonas rosea:
- a CDS encoding response regulator, whose amino-acid sequence MEKIRLVIAEDQTMTRETLAQILGLEEDIQVVGTASDGERALSVCRAQKPDVLLTDIGMPKLTGIEVTETIRKELPETQVVILTIYGDDDKVFAAIKAGARGYVLKDSPPEDALAAIRAVARGESLLNPVLITRILAEFGRLTVQKAADNAVFAQLTDREREVLSFIGKGMRNKEIADSLFISEKTVKNHISKIFEKLEVNSRAEAALLAARQGLV is encoded by the coding sequence ATGGAAAAGATTCGCCTTGTGATCGCAGAAGACCAGACCATGACCCGCGAGACCCTCGCGCAGATCCTCGGGCTGGAAGAGGACATCCAGGTGGTCGGGACCGCCTCCGATGGGGAGCGTGCCCTCTCGGTCTGCCGCGCCCAGAAGCCCGATGTGCTCCTCACCGATATCGGGATGCCCAAGCTGACGGGAATTGAGGTGACGGAGACCATCCGCAAGGAGCTCCCCGAGACCCAAGTCGTGATCCTGACGATCTACGGCGACGACGACAAGGTCTTTGCGGCGATCAAGGCGGGTGCCCGGGGCTATGTCCTCAAAGACTCCCCGCCCGAGGACGCGCTCGCCGCCATTCGCGCGGTCGCCCGGGGGGAGTCTCTGCTTAACCCCGTTCTCATCACCCGCATCCTCGCCGAGTTTGGCCGTCTCACGGTGCAGAAAGCCGCCGATAACGCTGTCTTCGCCCAGCTCACCGACCGGGAGCGCGAAGTTCTGAGCTTTATCGGCAAGGGCATGCGCAACAAAGAGATCGCCGACTCCCTGTTTATCTCGGAGAAGACTGTCAAGAACCACATCTCCAAGATCTTCGAGAAGCTCGAAGTAAACTCCCGCGCCGAGGCCGCGCTACTGGCTGCCCGGCAGGGGCTTGTCTAG
- a CDS encoding DNA double-strand break repair nuclease NurA, which translates to MSSDIGADLPDQIVRQILGKAAEVAGGVRELFESVDSRREALRMQLQLAGRIRHTDDLPCVEPQPCCAIDGGAAVEKGLGMDTALAVAVGVEGLGGQGIWADIPFAAWQKTLQHEGEATGSTCRAVMTTLELSLLHTAPHRIVLLDGSHLTPVISLNAALSIGNDGLRQELAHNFEHYATADALHTAMFKPEIVAVVKYDGTRDLGETWLGGQLKLDDRTAMTLLLKEDEFTEPVPLGLTQKSKRNWIAKEIQKLTPSDAVREQVREAVNEAVSQVRTDGLFATYYKPQPWSHAFRLEIKKEITQSPERLAEVFATVKAQVVSPEIREPYPQWVADRMAKSVGDALVALRTAVNYDLADAGLSEYVALVAHSYRTEAL; encoded by the coding sequence ATGTCATCCGATATTGGTGCCGACCTCCCCGACCAGATTGTTCGCCAGATTCTAGGAAAAGCCGCCGAGGTCGCCGGCGGCGTCCGGGAGCTCTTTGAGAGCGTTGACTCCCGCCGTGAGGCGCTCCGCATGCAGCTCCAGCTCGCGGGCCGTATCCGCCACACCGACGATCTTCCCTGTGTCGAGCCCCAGCCTTGCTGCGCCATCGACGGCGGAGCCGCTGTGGAAAAAGGCCTGGGCATGGACACCGCGCTCGCCGTTGCGGTGGGGGTCGAGGGGCTGGGGGGCCAGGGCATCTGGGCCGATATTCCCTTTGCCGCCTGGCAGAAAACCCTCCAGCACGAGGGCGAGGCGACCGGGAGCACCTGCCGCGCGGTAATGACAACCCTAGAGCTCTCCCTGCTCCACACCGCGCCCCACCGGATTGTCCTGCTGGATGGCTCGCACCTCACCCCCGTGATCTCCCTCAACGCCGCGCTGAGTATCGGCAACGACGGCCTGCGCCAGGAGCTCGCGCACAACTTCGAGCACTACGCCACCGCCGATGCGCTCCACACCGCGATGTTCAAGCCGGAGATTGTCGCCGTGGTCAAGTACGATGGCACGCGCGACCTCGGCGAGACCTGGCTCGGGGGGCAGCTCAAGCTCGACGACCGCACGGCCATGACCCTGCTGCTCAAAGAGGACGAGTTCACCGAGCCCGTTCCGCTGGGGCTGACCCAAAAGAGCAAGCGCAACTGGATCGCCAAGGAGATTCAGAAGCTCACCCCCTCCGATGCGGTCCGGGAGCAGGTGCGCGAGGCGGTCAACGAGGCGGTCTCCCAGGTCCGCACCGATGGCCTCTTTGCCACCTACTACAAGCCGCAGCCCTGGAGCCATGCCTTCCGCCTGGAGATCAAAAAAGAAATCACCCAGAGCCCCGAGCGCCTCGCCGAGGTCTTTGCCACGGTCAAGGCGCAGGTGGTCAGCCCCGAGATTCGCGAGCCCTACCCGCAGTGGGTCGCGGACCGGATGGCCAAGTCGGTTGGGGATGCACTAGTCGCGCTCCGCACCGCGGTCAACTACGACCTTGCCGATGCAGGACTTTCGGAGTATGTTGCACTAGTGGCCCACTCCTACCGGACGGAGGCGCTGTAA
- the cimA gene encoding citramalate synthase: MKVLIYDTTLRDGSQMEGVSFSVEDKLRIARRLDAFGIDYIEGGWPGAVPKDTEFFARLKAEPLQHARLAAFGMTRKAGETVEESALLRYLLEAETPVVTIVGKTHSRHVSETLRIPLDENLAMIRESVAYLKAHGKEVVFDGEHFFDGFKDDETYARACLSAAVEGGADWLCPCDTNGGALPHEIGETIAALVAAYPQTRIAMHPHNDGDCGTANALAAVRAGATQVQGTVNGFGERTGNANLVPVIANLRLKLGYDCLPEGALEELTALSHFVDEVANFSPNPKAAFVGRNAFTHKAGLHADAISKWPRAYDHIEPSAVGNQRRILVSEQAGSASIAQKANELGYALDKKSPVAKELLLTVTSMEHEGYSFEAAEASFELLLKKATGTYRRFFELVTFRVFIGKRACDTVPVTEATIKILVNGEEVNAVAEGDGPVNALDLALRKALEPAYPQLKDIALTDYKVRVVTTGEGTAAKVRTIVESTDHHGHMWATVGVSPNLIEASWQAIVDSIEYGLLKA; encoded by the coding sequence ATGAAAGTACTGATCTACGACACGACCCTGCGCGACGGCTCCCAGATGGAGGGGGTCTCGTTTTCCGTTGAGGACAAGCTGCGAATCGCACGGCGGCTGGATGCCTTTGGGATCGACTATATCGAGGGCGGCTGGCCCGGCGCGGTCCCCAAGGACACCGAGTTCTTTGCCCGCCTCAAGGCCGAGCCGCTCCAGCACGCCCGGCTCGCCGCGTTTGGCATGACCCGCAAGGCTGGTGAGACGGTCGAGGAGAGCGCTCTCCTGCGCTACCTACTGGAGGCCGAGACCCCCGTGGTGACCATTGTTGGCAAGACCCACAGCCGCCATGTCTCCGAGACCCTGCGCATCCCGCTCGACGAGAACCTCGCGATGATCCGTGAGTCCGTGGCCTACCTCAAGGCACATGGCAAGGAGGTGGTCTTCGATGGGGAGCACTTCTTCGATGGCTTCAAAGACGACGAGACCTACGCAAGGGCCTGTCTGAGCGCCGCGGTCGAGGGGGGCGCGGACTGGCTCTGCCCCTGTGACACCAACGGCGGTGCCCTTCCCCATGAGATTGGGGAGACGATCGCGGCCCTGGTCGCGGCCTACCCCCAGACCCGGATCGCGATGCACCCCCACAACGACGGCGACTGTGGGACGGCCAATGCGCTGGCGGCCGTGCGTGCTGGCGCGACCCAGGTTCAGGGGACGGTCAATGGCTTTGGGGAGCGCACGGGCAACGCCAATCTGGTACCCGTGATCGCCAACCTGCGCCTCAAGCTCGGCTACGACTGCCTCCCCGAGGGCGCGCTGGAGGAGCTGACCGCACTCTCGCACTTTGTGGACGAGGTCGCCAACTTCTCGCCCAACCCCAAGGCGGCCTTTGTCGGGCGCAATGCCTTCACCCACAAGGCGGGCCTCCACGCCGATGCGATCTCCAAGTGGCCGCGCGCCTACGACCATATCGAGCCGAGTGCCGTGGGCAACCAGCGCCGCATCCTGGTGAGCGAGCAGGCCGGGAGCGCCAGTATCGCGCAGAAGGCCAACGAGCTGGGCTACGCGCTGGATAAGAAGTCGCCAGTCGCCAAGGAGCTCCTGCTAACAGTCACGAGCATGGAGCACGAGGGCTACTCCTTTGAGGCCGCGGAGGCGAGCTTCGAGCTGCTCCTGAAGAAGGCCACCGGCACCTACCGCCGCTTCTTCGAGCTGGTCACCTTCCGGGTCTTTATCGGCAAGCGCGCCTGCGACACGGTCCCGGTCACCGAGGCGACCATCAAGATCCTGGTCAATGGCGAGGAGGTCAACGCGGTCGCGGAGGGCGATGGCCCGGTCAACGCGCTTGATCTGGCGCTCCGCAAGGCCCTAGAGCCCGCCTACCCACAGCTCAAGGACATCGCCCTCACCGACTACAAGGTGCGCGTCGTGACCACCGGCGAGGGCACCGCCGCCAAGGTCCGCACGATTGTCGAGTCCACCGACCACCACGGCCACATGTGGGCGACCGTCGGGGTAAGCCCCAACTTGATCGAGGCTAGCTGGCAAGCGATTGTCGACTCGATTGAGTACGGCCTGCTCAAGGCGTAG